The following proteins come from a genomic window of Methanofollis tationis:
- a CDS encoding C-GCAxxG-C-C family protein: MSERSEQAARAFDGGLNCAQAVASVFARDYGLDEEMVRKLACGFGGGLAHTDRSCGAVSGAVLVLGIARGTAVPGDREGKERCYALVREFIRRFSARHGSVNCTELVGFDLSGPRGLEAARAAGVFSERCTGYVRDAAGIVEEILKES, encoded by the coding sequence ATGTCCGAACGATCTGAGCAGGCCGCACGCGCCTTTGACGGCGGCCTGAACTGTGCGCAGGCGGTCGCCTCGGTGTTCGCCCGCGACTATGGCCTGGATGAAGAGATGGTGAGGAAACTTGCCTGCGGCTTCGGCGGCGGGCTCGCCCATACCGACCGGAGCTGCGGGGCGGTGAGCGGCGCCGTCCTGGTGCTCGGCATCGCCCGCGGCACCGCTGTGCCCGGCGACCGGGAGGGGAAGGAGCGGTGCTACGCCCTGGTGCGGGAGTTTATCCGCCGGTTTTCCGCCCGCCACGGCTCGGTGAACTGCACCGAACTGGTGGGGTTCGACCTCTCCGGCCCCAGGGGCCTGGAGGCGGCCAGGGCGGCCGGGGTGTTTTCAGAGCGGTGCACCGGCTACGTGAGGGACGCCGCCGGGATCGTGGAGGAGATCCTGAAGGAGTCATGA
- a CDS encoding DeoR family transcriptional regulator, with amino-acid sequence MPGERESLGQYRRAYLYTETDENDLTYFIRYNLDVIEKTIEEVRAYIKEQQETQIEALHLIEHAGDLNLRQVEILKMMMKRPERPMTIKGVMEVFGVAYGTARSDLLRLAGAGYVEKRTTGKEFVFLYGGSGGAPPSRP; translated from the coding sequence GTGCCGGGAGAGAGGGAGAGCCTGGGGCAGTACAGGCGGGCCTATCTGTACACGGAGACGGACGAAAACGACCTGACCTATTTCATCAGGTACAACCTCGACGTCATCGAGAAGACGATCGAAGAGGTCCGGGCCTATATCAAAGAACAGCAGGAGACGCAGATAGAAGCGCTCCACCTCATCGAGCATGCCGGGGACTTAAACCTCAGGCAGGTGGAAATCCTGAAGATGATGATGAAGCGTCCGGAACGCCCCATGACCATCAAAGGGGTGATGGAGGTCTTCGGCGTGGCCTACGGGACGGCGAGGAGCGATCTTTTGCGGCTGGCCGGGGCCGGATACGTGGAGAAGAGGACGACGGGGAAGGAGTTTGTGTTTCTGTACGGGGGTTCGGGCGGCGCCCCGCCTTCTCGCCCGTAG
- a CDS encoding 4Fe-4S binding protein, with protein sequence MGGVFVVFFTAGILFSFNLLGALGVHDLFHLAVGVPAAIFLGILALSAFVYRPFCRFVCPYGALLAVASSESLYRFVRTDLCIECGRCERACPVDEAKRTDAKAECYMCGRCVEVCPVEGALHYARR encoded by the coding sequence GTGGGCGGGGTCTTCGTCGTCTTCTTCACCGCGGGGATCCTCTTCTCGTTCAACCTGCTGGGCGCCCTCGGCGTCCACGACCTCTTCCACCTCGCCGTCGGGGTCCCGGCGGCGATATTCCTCGGGATCCTCGCCCTTTCGGCTTTCGTCTACCGCCCCTTCTGCCGGTTCGTCTGCCCGTACGGCGCCCTGCTCGCCGTCGCCTCCTCGGAGTCCCTGTACCGGTTCGTGCGCACCGACCTCTGCATCGAGTGCGGGCGATGCGAGCGGGCGTGCCCGGTCGACGAGGCGAAGAGGACGGACGCGAAGGCCGAGTGCTACATGTGCGGCAGGTGCGTCGAGGTCTGCCCGGTGGAGGGAGCGCTTCATTATGCACGACGGTGA
- a CDS encoding AI-2E family transporter, protein MGVLTVSEDQKLLLLIGTVSLIATVAFWPLMTVFVWAIALASALMPLHKRFLRRVKPSVSATFITLGVVLLILVVSSLAASVLYADLEFIGSMVAAMVQGLQNTGLSGFLPTFTADQLSDMPQTLVEMMLQALLSTTQNPMLFVLQIIILFLTLSMLVYYGEQIWTILTRNLSPKLSSAVDKMAEITENTIYSLIIIQVSAAVITFILAVPFFYFLGYGHEFLFATMVGFGMLIPLIGAQLVLVFFMLYLLALGDIKGVLVVMFIGYPLLSGWIDFYYRPVMMRRRVAVHPVFMIIGIFAGVPFMGFVGFILGPVLVSLAAIAFKIYADQTRTAAIGEESS, encoded by the coding sequence ATGGGGGTTTTGACGGTCAGTGAAGATCAGAAACTGCTGCTGCTCATCGGTACGGTTTCCCTTATCGCCACTGTCGCATTCTGGCCGCTCATGACCGTGTTTGTCTGGGCGATCGCTCTTGCCAGCGCACTCATGCCGCTCCACAAACGGTTTTTACGGCGGGTGAAGCCGTCGGTCTCTGCCACATTCATCACCCTCGGCGTGGTCCTCCTGATCCTGGTCGTCAGTTCTCTGGCCGCGAGCGTGCTCTATGCCGACCTCGAGTTCATCGGGAGCATGGTTGCCGCGATGGTCCAGGGGCTGCAAAATACTGGACTTTCTGGATTCCTGCCCACGTTCACGGCAGACCAGCTCTCCGATATGCCCCAGACGCTCGTCGAGATGATGCTGCAAGCGCTCCTCTCGACAACCCAGAACCCGATGCTTTTCGTTCTCCAGATCATCATTCTCTTCCTCACGCTCTCGATGCTGGTCTATTACGGCGAACAGATCTGGACGATATTGACGCGCAACCTCTCCCCGAAACTGTCATCTGCCGTCGATAAGATGGCGGAGATCACTGAGAACACGATCTATTCCCTCATCATCATCCAGGTATCGGCGGCCGTGATCACGTTCATCCTCGCCGTTCCGTTCTTTTACTTCCTGGGCTACGGGCACGAGTTCCTGTTTGCGACCATGGTCGGGTTCGGCATGTTGATCCCCCTCATCGGCGCCCAGCTGGTTCTGGTCTTTTTTATGCTCTATCTGCTGGCCCTCGGGGACATCAAAGGCGTGCTCGTCGTCATGTTCATCGGATACCCTCTCCTGAGCGGCTGGATTGATTTCTATTACCGGCCCGTGATGATGAGGAGACGGGTTGCCGTGCATCCGGTCTTTATGATCATCGGGATTTTCGCCGGTGTCCCCTTCATGGGGTTTGTGGGTTTCATTCTCGGGCCGGTGCTCGTCTCGCTCGCGGCGATTGCCTTTAAAATATATGCCGACCAGACGAGAACGGCGGCGATCGGTGAAGAATCCTCCTGA
- a CDS encoding TetR/AcrR family transcriptional regulator, which translates to MGISDRRQREKEQRKTEIIDAAERLFFSRRYEDVSMDDIAREVELNKATIYLYFKNKETLFATIVLRGVRILKEKYLECMGTQAPGIVKVALMGQAYYRFSQEYPDYLRLIHFYGSERFSGENPYTAEIGKGYGTCRRILRDAVQEGIDDGTIRNDLDPFLTSMYLMTSFMGILSMEDKWKLAIEAEGFSYEQFAGEFFRFIMPALSPGEGSHRMDVRDFAAFGFHVTEPPAPEKRKGQEP; encoded by the coding sequence ATGGGAATCTCTGATAGAAGACAGCGAGAAAAGGAACAGCGAAAGACCGAGATCATCGATGCAGCCGAGCGTCTCTTCTTCTCCCGGAGGTACGAAGACGTCTCCATGGACGATATCGCCCGGGAAGTCGAACTGAACAAGGCGACCATCTATCTCTATTTTAAAAATAAGGAGACGCTTTTCGCCACGATCGTCCTCCGCGGCGTCCGGATCCTCAAGGAAAAATATCTGGAATGCATGGGAACACAGGCCCCCGGCATCGTCAAAGTAGCCCTGATGGGCCAGGCCTATTACCGGTTTTCACAGGAGTACCCGGATTATCTCAGACTGATCCACTTCTACGGGTCCGAGCGTTTCTCCGGAGAGAACCCCTATACCGCAGAGATCGGAAAGGGCTACGGCACCTGCCGCCGGATCCTGCGGGATGCGGTCCAGGAGGGCATCGACGACGGGACGATCCGGAACGATCTCGACCCGTTCCTGACCTCGATGTACCTGATGACATCCTTTATGGGCATATTGTCGATGGAGGATAAATGGAAACTGGCGATCGAGGCGGAGGGATTTTCCTACGAGCAGTTCGCCGGTGAGTTCTTCCGGTTCATCATGCCGGCGCTTTCTCCCGGCGAGGGGTCCCACAGGATGGACGTCAGGGATTTCGCGGCGTTCGGATTCCATGTAACAGAACCTCCGGCGCCTGAGAAGAGAAAGGGGCAAGAACCTTAA
- a CDS encoding GNAT family N-acetyltransferase: MRLRPAAPDDAAAIAAHNIAMAMETEGLALDPVTVRAGVEAVLAGPRRGFYLLAEAGGEVVGQAMVTYEWSDWRNGDFWWVQSVYVAPAFRRQGVFTRIFAAVEAAARERPGVVGLRLYVEKENTAAQETYRRLGMVRSGYAMFELAFARPVLSSR; the protein is encoded by the coding sequence ATGAGGCTGCGCCCGGCCGCGCCTGATGACGCTGCGGCGATCGCCGCCCACAATATCGCCATGGCAATGGAGACCGAGGGGCTGGCCCTCGACCCGGTGACGGTCAGGGCGGGGGTGGAGGCGGTGCTCGCCGGGCCGCGGCGGGGGTTTTATCTCCTCGCCGAAGCCGGAGGCGAGGTGGTCGGGCAGGCGATGGTCACCTATGAGTGGAGCGACTGGCGCAACGGCGATTTCTGGTGGGTCCAGAGCGTCTATGTGGCGCCGGCCTTCAGGCGGCAGGGCGTCTTCACCCGGATCTTCGCCGCCGTCGAGGCGGCCGCACGGGAGCGGCCCGGTGTGGTCGGGCTCCGCCTGTACGTGGAAAAAGAGAACACGGCCGCCCAGGAGACCTACCGCCGCCTCGGCATGGTCCGCTCGGGCTACGCCATGTTCGAACTGGCGTTCGCCCGCCCGGTGTTATCCTCCCGGTGA
- a CDS encoding DNA-directed DNA polymerase II large subunit codes for MVAVSPAMAEYFRRLEENLNEAISVAEKARSRGYDPTTAVEIPRANDIGDRVEVLVGVKGVAERVRALEKEMSREEVSLKIGDDFVAKMFGETTREEIVDHAIRTSMGILTEGVVAAPTEGIAKVAFGKNDDGTEYLKVYYAGPIRSAGGTAQALSVLVGDYVRQALGIDRYKPRKEEVERYIEELKQYNGIQSMQYMPSEAEIRLIIENCPVCIDGEPTEREEVSGYRNLERVETNTVRGGMCLVVAEGLALKAPKVMKNVKKMKMEGWDWLQQIIDGVASKSSDEEEEPGVHPKDKYIRDLIGGRPVFSYPMRKGGFRLRYGRSRNTGFAAAGFHPATLHILGDYLAVGTQMKTERPGKAAGVVPVDTIEGPTVLLASGEVRRVDDTAEALAIGPSIVRILDVGEILISYGEFLENNHPLIPSSYCEEWWLQEGGPRHPENEMEAIEFALSGAPLHPDYIWFWDDLAPAQIRRLAAIVSERGRIAGDALRVVNDPELKAILEEVLVPHTVEGDEVVIRTYLVFLACLGLDFDLHLRRAWEDAPDGPSLALVSHLSGFTLRSKAGTRIGGRMGRPGKSKPREMKPAPHVLFPVGESGGARRSVQNAGAYKDRSNADGGTIHAGTGERRCPQCGAVTFKNRCEACGTHTTPVYRCPRCNREVQGPVCPACQGPTVCLLETDLRVKEEYAAACARLGMRENAVKLVKGVKGMISRDRTIEPLEKGVLRAAHEVYVFKDGTVRYDMIDLPVTHVRPREIGAPVERLVAIGYTHDYNGAPLTSPDQILELRCQDILVSEKCGDWLLKVSQFLDDLLEKFYGLPRFYNAEKPSDLIGQMLIGLAPHTSAGVLCRLLGFTKASVGYAHPFYHAAKRRNCFAGDTEIRVFEEKGWRSMPVRQFVLENFDLTEPGLDAAGTHWSPPKRYAAVQAVDSQGNTKLRRVTAVSIHRAPEHLIHFETARGKTLEVTPEHTMLVWDLCYLKKIMAMEVREGDRVPVAEGGQVIADTVTAVRYILCPEEQVYCLTVAEDHTLAANGIFCGQCDGDEDCVMFLLDGLINFSRSFLPETRGGSMDAPLVLTTRLDPKEVDKESLNVDVMERYPLELYEAALRYAPPRELEKVIDHVELRVGKPEQYEGFRFTHDTSDISAGPLESTYTTLGSMFDKMEAELELGEKIRAVDVDDVAERVLNTHFIRDLMGNLRAFASQTVRCTKCATKYRRMPLAGKCPKCGGKVNQTVHEASVKKYLEMSRRMCEKYAISDYTKQRVEVLDMAIDSTFGKEREKQLGLADFM; via the coding sequence ATGGTTGCAGTCTCCCCGGCAATGGCCGAATATTTCAGGAGGCTCGAGGAAAACCTTAACGAAGCCATTAGCGTCGCGGAAAAAGCCCGATCCCGGGGATATGACCCGACGACGGCGGTCGAGATCCCGCGGGCGAACGATATCGGCGACCGCGTCGAGGTGCTCGTCGGGGTCAAAGGCGTCGCAGAGCGGGTCCGGGCCCTGGAAAAAGAGATGTCCCGCGAGGAGGTCTCCCTGAAGATCGGCGACGATTTCGTTGCGAAGATGTTCGGTGAGACGACGCGCGAGGAGATCGTCGACCACGCCATCAGGACCTCGATGGGGATTTTAACCGAGGGCGTGGTCGCGGCGCCGACCGAGGGGATCGCCAAGGTGGCGTTCGGCAAGAACGACGACGGCACCGAGTACCTGAAGGTCTATTATGCCGGGCCGATCAGGTCGGCCGGCGGGACCGCCCAGGCGCTGTCCGTGCTGGTGGGCGACTATGTCCGCCAGGCGCTCGGGATCGACCGCTACAAGCCCCGCAAGGAAGAGGTGGAGCGCTACATCGAGGAGCTCAAGCAGTACAACGGGATCCAGTCGATGCAGTACATGCCCAGCGAGGCCGAGATCAGGCTGATCATCGAGAACTGCCCGGTCTGTATCGACGGCGAACCGACCGAGCGCGAGGAGGTTTCGGGCTACCGGAACCTCGAACGGGTGGAGACGAACACCGTGCGGGGCGGGATGTGCCTGGTCGTCGCTGAGGGGCTTGCCCTGAAGGCCCCGAAGGTGATGAAGAACGTCAAGAAGATGAAGATGGAAGGCTGGGACTGGCTCCAGCAGATCATCGACGGGGTGGCCTCGAAGTCGTCCGACGAGGAGGAAGAGCCCGGCGTCCACCCGAAGGACAAGTACATCCGCGACCTGATCGGCGGGAGACCGGTCTTCTCGTACCCGATGAGGAAAGGCGGGTTTCGCCTCAGGTACGGCCGGTCAAGAAACACCGGGTTTGCCGCCGCCGGGTTTCACCCGGCGACCCTGCACATCCTGGGCGATTACCTGGCCGTCGGCACCCAGATGAAGACCGAGCGCCCGGGCAAGGCGGCGGGCGTGGTCCCGGTGGACACGATCGAGGGGCCGACGGTCCTCCTCGCCTCGGGCGAGGTGCGGCGGGTCGACGACACCGCGGAGGCGCTGGCGATCGGCCCGTCGATCGTCCGGATCCTGGACGTCGGCGAGATCCTCATCTCGTACGGCGAGTTCCTCGAGAACAACCACCCCCTGATTCCCTCGTCCTACTGCGAGGAGTGGTGGCTCCAGGAGGGCGGCCCCCGCCACCCTGAGAACGAGATGGAGGCGATCGAGTTCGCCCTCTCGGGCGCCCCCCTCCACCCCGACTACATCTGGTTCTGGGACGACCTCGCCCCGGCGCAGATCAGGCGCCTCGCCGCGATCGTCTCGGAGCGCGGCCGGATCGCCGGCGACGCCCTGCGGGTTGTAAACGACCCCGAATTGAAGGCGATCCTGGAGGAGGTGCTCGTCCCGCACACGGTCGAGGGCGACGAGGTCGTGATCCGCACCTATCTCGTCTTCCTCGCCTGCCTGGGCCTGGACTTCGATCTCCACCTCCGCCGGGCATGGGAGGACGCTCCGGACGGGCCCTCCCTGGCGCTGGTCTCCCACCTCTCCGGGTTTACGCTTCGGTCGAAGGCGGGAACACGGATCGGCGGCCGGATGGGCAGGCCGGGCAAGTCCAAGCCCCGCGAGATGAAGCCGGCCCCCCACGTGCTCTTCCCGGTGGGGGAGTCGGGCGGCGCCCGCCGCTCGGTGCAGAATGCCGGGGCGTACAAGGACCGGAGCAACGCCGACGGCGGGACGATCCACGCAGGGACCGGGGAGCGGCGCTGCCCGCAGTGCGGGGCCGTCACCTTCAAGAACCGCTGCGAGGCATGCGGCACCCACACGACGCCGGTCTACCGCTGCCCGCGCTGCAACCGCGAGGTGCAGGGCCCGGTCTGCCCGGCCTGCCAGGGGCCGACGGTCTGCCTGCTGGAGACCGACCTGCGGGTGAAGGAGGAGTACGCCGCCGCCTGCGCCCGTCTCGGGATGCGGGAGAACGCGGTGAAACTCGTGAAGGGCGTGAAGGGGATGATCTCGCGCGACCGGACGATCGAGCCCCTGGAGAAGGGCGTTTTGCGGGCGGCCCACGAGGTCTATGTCTTCAAGGACGGGACGGTGAGGTACGATATGATCGATCTCCCGGTCACCCATGTCCGCCCGCGCGAGATCGGCGCTCCGGTCGAGCGGCTGGTGGCGATCGGCTACACCCACGACTACAACGGCGCACCCCTCACCTCGCCCGACCAGATCCTGGAGCTCCGCTGCCAGGACATCCTGGTCTCCGAGAAGTGCGGCGACTGGCTCCTGAAGGTCTCGCAGTTCCTCGACGACCTGCTGGAGAAGTTCTACGGGCTGCCGCGGTTTTACAACGCCGAAAAACCCTCCGACCTCATCGGCCAGATGCTCATCGGGCTTGCGCCGCACACCTCGGCCGGGGTGCTCTGCCGCCTGCTCGGGTTCACGAAGGCGAGCGTCGGCTACGCCCACCCCTTCTACCACGCCGCCAAGCGGCGGAACTGTTTTGCCGGAGATACGGAGATCCGGGTCTTCGAGGAGAAAGGGTGGCGGAGCATGCCGGTCAGGCAGTTCGTCCTGGAGAACTTCGACCTCACCGAACCGGGCCTGGACGCCGCCGGCACCCACTGGTCGCCGCCGAAACGGTATGCGGCGGTGCAGGCGGTGGACTCCCAGGGGAACACGAAACTCAGGCGCGTGACGGCGGTCTCGATCCACCGCGCCCCGGAGCACCTGATCCATTTCGAGACCGCCCGCGGCAAGACCCTCGAAGTGACCCCCGAGCACACGATGCTCGTCTGGGACCTCTGCTACCTGAAGAAGATCATGGCGATGGAGGTGCGGGAGGGCGACCGGGTGCCGGTCGCCGAGGGCGGTCAGGTGATCGCCGATACGGTCACGGCGGTCAGGTACATCCTCTGCCCCGAGGAGCAGGTCTACTGCCTGACGGTGGCCGAAGACCACACCCTCGCCGCAAACGGGATCTTCTGCGGGCAGTGCGACGGCGACGAGGACTGCGTGATGTTCCTCCTGGACGGGCTGATCAACTTCTCCCGATCGTTCCTGCCGGAGACGAGGGGCGGGTCGATGGACGCCCCCCTCGTCCTCACCACCCGCCTCGACCCCAAAGAGGTGGACAAGGAGAGCCTCAACGTCGACGTGATGGAGCGCTATCCCCTCGAACTCTACGAGGCGGCCCTCCGCTACGCCCCGCCCAGGGAGCTGGAGAAGGTGATCGACCACGTCGAACTGCGGGTCGGAAAGCCCGAGCAGTACGAGGGGTTCAGGTTCACCCACGACACCTCAGACATCTCGGCCGGCCCGCTCGAATCCACCTATACGACGCTCGGCTCGATGTTCGACAAGATGGAGGCCGAACTCGAACTCGGCGAGAAGATCAGGGCGGTGGACGTCGACGACGTCGCCGAGAGGGTGCTCAACACCCATTTCATCCGCGACCTGATGGGCAACCTGCGGGCGTTCGCCTCCCAGACGGTGCGGTGCACGAAATGCGCCACGAAGTACCGCCGGATGCCCCTCGCCGGGAAGTGCCCGAAGTGCGGCGGCAAGGTGAACCAGACGGTCCACGAGGCCTCGGTGAAGAAGTACCTGGAGATGTCCAGGCGGATGTGCGAGAAATACGCCATCTCTGATTACACGAAGCAGCGGGTCGAGGTGCTGGATATGGCGATCGACTCGACCTTCGGGAAGGAGCGGGAGAAACAGCTGGGGCTCGCGGATTTTATGTGA
- a CDS encoding class I SAM-dependent methyltransferase, with translation MDLSFLFTMHEGLPRQGPGSNECTRKAFSMLKDLPERPEILDIGCGSGMQTIELARICPDCHITAVDIHQPYLDDLARKAAAAGVGDRITTVRASMDDLPFEDASFDVLWAESSIFIVGFEEGLLSWKRLLRPGGSLCLTEAVWFTDRPSPEAVAFWNDCYPAIKQATETAAIAENAGYEVFATFRLPGSVWWDNYYMPLQKRLPDLKKEAAGNPDAEAHVAFSEREIEVYREHGSEYGYAFFVLRRR, from the coding sequence ATGGACCTTTCATTCCTCTTCACGATGCACGAGGGACTGCCCCGCCAGGGGCCGGGCAGCAACGAGTGCACGAGAAAAGCGTTTTCGATGCTGAAGGATCTCCCTGAACGCCCGGAGATCCTGGACATCGGGTGCGGGTCAGGGATGCAGACGATCGAGCTGGCCCGGATATGCCCGGACTGCCATATCACCGCCGTCGACATCCACCAGCCGTACCTGGACGACCTCGCCCGGAAGGCGGCGGCGGCCGGCGTGGGGGACCGGATCACGACGGTGAGGGCGTCCATGGACGACCTGCCGTTTGAAGATGCATCCTTCGACGTCCTCTGGGCGGAGAGTTCCATCTTCATCGTGGGGTTCGAGGAGGGGCTTTTGTCGTGGAAGCGGCTTCTCCGGCCGGGCGGCTCCCTCTGCCTCACCGAAGCGGTCTGGTTCACCGACCGGCCATCGCCCGAGGCGGTTGCGTTCTGGAACGACTGCTACCCGGCGATAAAACAGGCCACGGAAACCGCTGCGATCGCCGAAAACGCCGGCTATGAGGTCTTCGCCACCTTCCGGCTCCCCGGCTCCGTGTGGTGGGACAACTACTATATGCCGCTCCAGAAACGGCTGCCCGACCTGAAGAAGGAGGCGGCCGGCAACCCGGACGCCGAAGCGCATGTCGCCTTCTCCGAGCGGGAGATCGAGGTCTACCGGGAGCACGGGAGCGAGTACGGCTACGCGTTCTTCGTCCTGAGGAGACGCTGA
- a CDS encoding acylphosphatase, protein MRLRAHVVVSGLVQGVCFRYATEKEAGRRGVAGWVRNLPEGRVEAVFEGEEERVEGMISFCRTGPPGARVDGVLVRREAPSGAYQGFSIRY, encoded by the coding sequence ATGAGGCTGCGGGCGCACGTCGTCGTGAGCGGGCTGGTGCAGGGCGTCTGCTTCAGGTACGCCACCGAAAAGGAGGCCGGCCGCCGCGGCGTTGCCGGGTGGGTGCGAAACCTCCCTGAAGGCCGGGTGGAGGCGGTCTTCGAGGGGGAGGAGGAGCGGGTCGAGGGGATGATCTCCTTCTGCCGGACCGGGCCGCCCGGGGCGCGGGTGGACGGGGTCCTGGTGCGGCGGGAAGCGCCCTCCGGGGCTTATCAGGGGTTTTCGATCCGGTACTGA
- a CDS encoding NAC family transcription factor, with product MDDKDGNYCTVCGGVVPEGPAIRKILIDGKEIGIDHLDRILGDVIALGLSGEDEIREEVLRRVRAFNYVPTKKADAYAAALMAEYRQAAAKRG from the coding sequence ATGGACGATAAAGACGGGAACTACTGCACGGTCTGCGGCGGCGTCGTCCCGGAGGGCCCGGCGATCAGGAAGATCCTCATCGACGGGAAGGAGATCGGGATCGATCACCTCGACCGGATCCTGGGCGACGTGATCGCCCTCGGCCTCTCCGGCGAGGACGAGATCAGGGAGGAGGTGCTCAGGCGTGTGCGGGCCTTCAACTACGTCCCGACAAAGAAGGCCGACGCCTATGCGGCGGCTTTGATGGCTGAATACCGGCAGGCGGCGGCAAAGAGGGGATAG
- a CDS encoding cupin domain-containing protein, which translates to MTDEKRNEIKGKVLRLKDLVAYHDGTVASRMIVNRPAGSITLFSFDEDEGLSEHTAPYDAVVTILDGECEVWLAGETHQMTAGETIIFPANAPHALSAVTPFKMMLIMIRE; encoded by the coding sequence ATGACCGATGAAAAACGAAACGAGATCAAAGGGAAGGTCCTCCGCCTGAAGGACCTTGTCGCCTACCATGACGGGACGGTGGCGAGCCGGATGATCGTCAACCGCCCGGCCGGGAGCATCACCCTCTTCTCCTTCGACGAGGACGAGGGGCTTTCCGAGCACACGGCGCCCTACGACGCCGTCGTCACGATCCTGGACGGCGAGTGCGAGGTCTGGCTCGCCGGGGAGACGCACCAGATGACGGCGGGGGAGACGATCATCTTCCCGGCGAACGCCCCCCATGCCCTCTCGGCGGTGACGCCCTTTAAGATGATGCTGATCATGATCAGGGAGTGA
- a CDS encoding DUF1328 family protein — protein MADLIGLAILFLILALVAYVLGAKGVAGLSMTIAKWLVIIFIILAIITFFL, from the coding sequence ATGGCAGACCTGATCGGACTGGCGATCCTATTTCTCATCCTGGCGCTGGTTGCCTATGTGCTGGGTGCAAAAGGGGTGGCCGGGCTTTCGATGACCATCGCGAAGTGGCTCGTGATCATCTTCATCATACTCGCCATCATCACGTTCTTCCTGTAG
- a CDS encoding EFR1 family ferrodoxin (N-terminal region resembles flavodoxins. C-terminal ferrodoxin region binds two 4Fe-4S clusters.), with protein MKTESVKLVYFSPTGTTKAVVQGIARGIDHGNAELLDITRPDARVQPLETSENELLIVGVPVYMGRVPALVTEWLHAISARNTPAVCVVVYGNRVYEDALLELKDLLTGCGCRPIAGAAYIGEHSFSTDETPTAKDRPDAGDLHHAESFGRKIREKLNAIPSADQIPDVPLPGCRPYRGDSKLWTVDFIAVGDACVRCGTCAEVCPVGAIDPDDSAVIDTKKCITCCACIKHCPEHARTMKPGLVRDASMRLHTLYSERKEPEYFL; from the coding sequence ATGAAAACGGAATCGGTGAAACTGGTATATTTCTCACCCACGGGAACGACAAAAGCGGTCGTCCAGGGCATTGCACGCGGCATCGATCACGGCAACGCGGAACTGCTGGACATCACCCGGCCAGATGCGAGAGTGCAACCGCTCGAAACATCGGAAAATGAACTGCTCATCGTCGGCGTGCCGGTGTATATGGGGAGGGTGCCGGCCCTCGTAACCGAATGGCTGCATGCGATTTCCGCCCGGAACACGCCTGCGGTATGTGTCGTCGTCTATGGCAATCGCGTGTACGAAGACGCACTCCTCGAGCTGAAAGATCTCCTGACCGGATGCGGCTGCAGACCGATCGCCGGTGCGGCCTATATCGGGGAGCACTCATTTTCCACCGACGAGACGCCGACGGCAAAAGATCGTCCGGATGCAGGCGACCTGCACCACGCCGAGTCGTTCGGACGCAAAATACGGGAAAAACTCAATGCCATCCCATCGGCCGACCAGATCCCCGATGTGCCCCTGCCCGGCTGCCGCCCGTACCGGGGGGACTCGAAACTCTGGACGGTCGATTTCATCGCGGTCGGCGATGCGTGCGTCCGGTGCGGGACCTGTGCGGAGGTATGCCCGGTCGGCGCCATCGATCCAGACGACAGCGCGGTGATCGATACGAAAAAATGCATCACCTGCTGCGCCTGCATCAAACACTGCCCGGAACACGCGAGGACGATGAAACCCGGCCTGGTCAGGGACGCATCAATGCGTCTCCATACGCTCTACAGCGAACGAAAGGAGCCTGAATACTTTTTATAG